One Thermus sp. CCB_US3_UF1 DNA window includes the following coding sequences:
- a CDS encoding ATP-dependent helicase, protein MDAFPSGKPLDEAWLSSLNEAQRQAVLHFEGPALVVAGAGSGKTRTVVHRVAYLMARRGVYPSEILAVTFTNKAAEEMRERLKAMVKGAGELWVSTFHAAALRILRFYGERVGLKPGFVVYDEDDQTALLKEVLKELGVSAKPGPIKALLDRAKNRGEPPERLLADLPEYYAGLSRGRLLDVLHRYQQALWAQGALDFGDILLLALKLLEEDPEVRKRVRKRARFIHVDEYQDTSPVQYRLTKLLAGEEANLMAVGDPDQGIYSFRAADIKNILQFTEDFPGAKVYRLEENYRSTERILRFANAVIVKNALRLEKTLRPVKSGGEPVRLFRARDAREEARFVAEEVLRLGPPYDRVAVLYRTNAQSRLLEQALASRGIGARVVGGVGFFERAEVKDLLAYARLALNPLDAVSLKRVLNTPPRGIGPATVEKVQAIAQEKGLPLYEALKVAAQVLPRPEPLRHFLALMEELMDLAFGPAEAFFRHLLEATDYPAYLKEAYPEDLEDRLENVEELLRAAREAEGLMDFLDKVALTARAEEPGEAGGKVALMTLHNAKGLEFPVVFLVGVEEGLLPHRSSVSTLEGLEEERRLFYVGVTRAQERLYLSYAEEREVYGRPEASRPSRFLEEVEEGLYEEYDPYRLPPPKPVPPPHRAKPGAFRGGEKVVHPRFGLGTVVAASGDEVTVHFDGVGLKRLSLKYADLRPA, encoded by the coding sequence GTGGATGCTTTCCCGTCGGGGAAACCCCTGGACGAGGCTTGGCTTTCCTCCCTGAACGAGGCCCAGCGCCAGGCGGTCTTGCACTTTGAGGGCCCTGCCCTGGTGGTGGCGGGGGCGGGCAGCGGCAAGACCCGCACGGTGGTCCACCGGGTGGCCTACCTGATGGCCCGGCGAGGGGTGTACCCCTCGGAGATCCTGGCGGTGACCTTCACCAACAAGGCCGCCGAGGAGATGCGGGAGCGCCTCAAGGCCATGGTCAAGGGGGCGGGGGAGCTTTGGGTTTCCACCTTCCACGCCGCAGCCTTGCGCATCCTCAGGTTCTATGGGGAGCGGGTGGGCTTGAAGCCGGGCTTTGTGGTTTACGACGAGGACGACCAGACGGCCCTCCTGAAGGAGGTGCTGAAGGAACTGGGGGTATCGGCCAAGCCGGGGCCCATCAAGGCCCTGTTGGACCGGGCCAAGAACCGCGGAGAGCCGCCGGAAAGGCTTTTGGCCGACCTTCCTGAGTACTATGCTGGGCTTTCCCGGGGCCGGCTTTTGGACGTGCTCCACCGCTACCAGCAGGCCCTCTGGGCCCAGGGGGCCCTGGACTTTGGCGATATCCTCCTCCTGGCCCTAAAGCTTCTGGAGGAGGACCCGGAGGTGCGCAAGCGGGTGCGGAAGCGGGCCCGCTTCATCCACGTGGACGAGTACCAGGACACAAGCCCCGTCCAGTATCGCCTCACCAAGCTGTTGGCGGGGGAGGAGGCCAACCTGATGGCCGTGGGGGACCCGGACCAGGGCATCTACTCCTTCCGGGCCGCCGACATCAAAAACATCCTGCAGTTTACGGAGGACTTTCCCGGGGCCAAGGTCTACCGCCTCGAGGAGAACTACCGCTCCACGGAGCGCATCCTGCGCTTCGCCAACGCCGTTATCGTGAAGAACGCCCTGCGCCTGGAGAAGACCCTGCGTCCAGTGAAGTCTGGCGGGGAGCCCGTGCGCCTCTTCCGCGCCCGGGATGCCCGGGAGGAGGCCCGCTTCGTGGCCGAGGAGGTGCTGCGCCTGGGCCCCCCTTACGACCGGGTGGCGGTCCTCTACCGCACCAACGCCCAAAGCCGCCTCCTGGAGCAGGCCCTGGCCAGCCGGGGCATCGGGGCGCGGGTGGTGGGAGGGGTGGGCTTCTTTGAACGGGCGGAGGTCAAGGACCTTCTGGCCTACGCCCGCCTGGCCCTGAACCCTTTGGATGCGGTGAGCCTGAAACGCGTTTTGAACACCCCTCCCCGGGGTATCGGCCCAGCCACCGTGGAAAAGGTGCAGGCTATTGCCCAGGAGAAGGGCCTTCCCCTCTACGAGGCCTTGAAGGTGGCGGCCCAGGTCCTACCCCGCCCCGAGCCCCTGCGCCACTTCCTGGCCCTGATGGAGGAGCTCATGGACCTCGCCTTCGGCCCAGCCGAGGCCTTCTTTCGCCATCTCCTGGAGGCCACGGACTACCCCGCTTACCTCAAGGAAGCCTACCCCGAGGACCTCGAGGACCGCCTGGAAAACGTGGAGGAGCTCCTCCGGGCGGCCCGGGAGGCCGAGGGGCTCATGGACTTCCTGGACAAGGTGGCCCTCACCGCCCGGGCCGAGGAGCCGGGGGAGGCCGGGGGGAAGGTGGCCCTCATGACCCTGCACAACGCCAAGGGGCTGGAGTTCCCCGTGGTCTTCCTGGTGGGGGTGGAGGAGGGGCTTCTGCCCCATCGCTCCTCGGTGAGCACCCTGGAGGGCCTGGAGGAGGAGCGCCGCCTCTTCTATGTGGGGGTAACCCGGGCCCAGGAACGGCTTTACCTTTCCTATGCCGAGGAGCGGGAGGTCTACGGGCGGCCCGAAGCCAGCCGTCCCAGCCGCTTCCTGGAGGAGGTGGAAGAGGGGCTGTACGAGGAGTATGACCCCTACCGCCTTCCCCCTCCCAAGCCCGTTCCCCCTCCCCACCGGGCCAAGCCTGGGGCCTTCCGCGGTGGGGAAAAGGTGGTCCATCCCCGCTTTGGCCTGGGCACGGTGGTGGCGGCCAGCGGGGACGAGGTAACGGTGCACTTTGACGGGGTGGGGTTAAAACGCCTCTCCCTCAAGTACGCCGACCTGCGCCCGGCTTAG
- a CDS encoding phosphoglucomutase, with amino-acid sequence MELSPTQDGFLGEIAKDFTFATVARLAGGVAARLAEEGLRRVVVAHDTRFLAKEMAEEAARVLAGAGLETHLLQGPAPFPLFAFALAEKEAAGFYLTASRKPAPYQGVKLRRGPGKPLSPEELSLPPSPPEGRGSFALLDLKKPYLERLAQSAGEMGEKGGVVYLDAMGGAGGGFLAGAFKRLGLGAELREIHPLPHPLFYGVDPNPVPENLNTLRVLLKALEPPGVGFALDGDADRLAVFLPGGEMLPSEGVLAHLREASAGREVQGDGEGGYLFPWHLPEKDAFLAALLLLKVLL; translated from the coding sequence ATGGAGCTCTCCCCTACCCAAGACGGCTTCTTGGGCGAGATCGCCAAGGACTTCACCTTCGCCACCGTGGCCCGCCTGGCGGGAGGGGTGGCGGCGCGCCTGGCGGAAGAAGGCCTCCGCCGGGTGGTGGTGGCCCACGACACCCGTTTCCTGGCCAAGGAGATGGCGGAGGAGGCGGCAAGGGTCCTGGCGGGGGCGGGCCTGGAAACCCACCTCCTACAAGGCCCTGCCCCCTTCCCCCTCTTCGCCTTCGCCCTGGCGGAGAAGGAGGCGGCTGGGTTCTACCTGACGGCCAGCCGCAAGCCCGCCCCCTACCAGGGGGTCAAGCTCCGCCGCGGCCCCGGGAAGCCCCTCTCCCCCGAGGAGCTCTCCCTGCCCCCTTCCCCCCCGGAAGGACGGGGCTCCTTCGCCCTTTTGGACCTAAAGAAGCCCTACCTGGAACGCCTGGCCCAAAGCGCCGGCGAGATGGGGGAGAAGGGGGGCGTGGTCTACCTGGACGCCATGGGCGGAGCGGGCGGGGGTTTCCTGGCAGGGGCGTTTAAGCGCCTGGGCCTTGGGGCCGAGCTGCGGGAAATCCACCCCCTCCCCCATCCCCTCTTCTACGGGGTGGACCCCAACCCCGTGCCGGAAAACCTGAACACCCTAAGGGTTCTCCTCAAGGCCCTGGAACCCCCCGGGGTGGGCTTCGCCTTGGACGGGGATGCCGACCGGCTCGCGGTTTTCCTTCCCGGGGGGGAGATGCTTCCTTCGGAAGGGGTACTGGCCCACCTGCGGGAAGCCTCCGCCGGGCGGGAGGTACAGGGGGATGGGGAAGGGGGGTACCTCTTCCCCTGGCACCTGCCGGAAAAGGATGCCTTCCTGGCCGCCCTGCTCCTCCTGAAGGTGCTCCTATGA
- a CDS encoding MBL fold metallo-hydrolase, with product MRELLPGLYLLPVPIPYPLKTVNLYLLKGEGEVALVDTALGTKTARGTLELYLAELGLCFQDVRTVLLTHHHPDHYGLAGFLEGLGAKVYLHEEELGRGHRFWQEPEAFEGASWQLFLEHGTPEEALGGIRETMAKTRERVHPPKNPVPLREGEVLEVAGKRLRVVWTPGHADGHVAFWLEEEGVLLAGDALLERVSPNVGLWAYTRENPLRDFLASLERLAGLPAQVAYAGHFGPIPQVGKRAQELALHHQERLEALLRHLEGPETAWELSLKLFPQELDAAGRRFAFAETLAHLEYLRHEGQVGREGPPYRYFRA from the coding sequence ATGAGGGAACTCCTCCCCGGCCTTTACCTGCTTCCCGTACCCATCCCCTACCCCTTGAAGACGGTGAACCTCTACCTCCTCAAGGGGGAAGGGGAGGTGGCCCTGGTGGACACCGCCTTGGGCACCAAGACCGCCCGGGGCACCCTGGAGCTTTACCTGGCCGAGCTGGGGCTTTGCTTCCAAGACGTCCGCACGGTCCTCCTCACCCACCACCACCCCGACCACTACGGCCTTGCGGGCTTCCTGGAAGGCCTGGGGGCTAAGGTCTACCTGCACGAGGAGGAGCTTGGGCGGGGGCATCGCTTCTGGCAGGAACCCGAGGCCTTTGAGGGGGCTTCCTGGCAGCTTTTCCTGGAGCACGGGACCCCCGAGGAGGCCCTTGGGGGCATCCGGGAAACCATGGCCAAGACCCGGGAAAGGGTCCACCCCCCAAAGAACCCCGTCCCCCTCCGGGAGGGGGAGGTCCTCGAGGTGGCCGGGAAGCGGCTTCGGGTGGTCTGGACCCCCGGGCACGCGGACGGGCACGTGGCCTTCTGGCTGGAAGAAGAGGGGGTTCTCCTGGCAGGGGATGCCCTTCTGGAAAGGGTTTCCCCCAACGTGGGCCTCTGGGCCTACACCCGGGAAAACCCCTTACGGGACTTCCTGGCCTCCTTGGAGCGCCTGGCGGGCCTCCCCGCCCAGGTGGCTTACGCCGGCCACTTTGGCCCCATCCCCCAGGTGGGCAAGCGGGCCCAGGAGCTAGCCCTTCACCACCAGGAGCGCCTCGAGGCCCTCCTCCGCCACCTGGAAGGGCCCGAAACCGCGTGGGAACTTTCCCTCAAGCTCTTCCCCCAGGAGCTGGACGCCGCAGGCAGGCGCTTCGCCTTTGCCGAAACCCTGGCCCACCTAGAGTACCTGCGCCACGAGGGGCAGGTGGGACGGGAAGGCCCCCCCTACCGGTACTTCCGGGCCTAA